A genomic segment from Capra hircus breed San Clemente chromosome 7, ASM170441v1, whole genome shotgun sequence encodes:
- the ZNF557 gene encoding zinc finger protein 557 isoform X1: protein MATMVLSSICAQSSLYTAPHQKGYTEKEGLARGFLTDWLQDLVTFEDVTVEFTQEEWALLDSSQRKLYRDVMLENCRNLAWLGYHVDKRSLISQLEQEDKVITEEGGILPGTCPDLETVLKAKWLTPKKHIFRKEHSNGVRAERSHLGVKLNECNQCFKVFSTKSNLTQHKRIHTGEKPYDCNQCGKSFSSRSYLTIHKRIHNGEKPYECNDCGKAFNDPSSLRLHVRIHTGEKPYECNQCFHVFRTSCNLKSHKRIHTRENHHECNQCGKAFSTRSSLTGHNSIHTGEKPYECNDCGKTFRKSSYLTQHMRTHTGEKPYECNQCGKSFSSSFSLTVHKRIHTGEKPYECSNCGKAFNNLSAVKKHVRTHTGEKPYECNHCGKSFTTNSYLSVHKRIHNRWI, encoded by the exons ATGGCGACCATGGTCCTGTCCTCCATTTGTG CTCAGTCATCCCTGTACACAGCCCCTCACCAGAAAGGATACACAGAGAAGGAAGGGTTGGCCCGTGGCTTCCTGACAGACTGGTTACAG GACTTGGTGACTTTCGAGGACGTGACCGTGGAGTTCACCCAGGAGGAGTGGGCACTGCTAGACTCTTCTCAGCGAAAACTGTACAgagatgtgatgctggagaactgCAGGAACCTGGCGTGGCTTG GATATCATGTTGATAAACGCAGTCTGATCTCCCAGTTGGAGCAAGAAGACAAGGTGATAACAGAGGAAGGCGGGATTCTCCCAGGCACCTGTCCAG ATTTGGAGACGGTACTTAAAGCAAAATGGTTAACTCCAAAGAAgcatatttttagaaaagaacatTCTAATGGTGTTAGAGCG GAGAGAAGTCATCTGGGAGTGAAACTCAATGAATGTAATCAGTGTTTTAAAGTCTTCAGCACAAAATCTAACCTTACTCAGCACaaaagaattcatactggagaaaaaccctaTGACTGTAATCAGTGTGGAAAATCCTTCAGCAGTAGATCTTATCTTACTATTCATAAGAGAATACATAATGgggagaaaccctatgaatgcaatgactgtgggaaagccttcaatgaTCCTTCCTCTCTTAGACTGCATGtgagaattcacactggagaaaaaccctatgaatgtaacCAGTGTTTTCATGTTTTCCGCACTAGTTGTAACCTCAAAAGCCACAAGAGAATTCATACGAGAGAGAATCACCATGAATGTAATcagtgtggcaaggccttcagCACGAGGTCCTCCCTTACTGGGCACAATAGTATTCATACAGGAGAGAAGCCTTATGAATGCAATGACTGTGGGAAAACCTTTAGGAAGAGCTCATATCTGACACAGCATATGAGAACtcatactggagaaaaaccctaTGAGTGTAATCAGTGTGGAAAGTCCTTCAGCAGTAGCTTTTCTCTTACTGTTCACAAGAGAATAcatactggtgagaaaccctatgaatgcaGTAACTGTGGGAAAGCGTTTAATAATCTCTCAGCTGTTAAGAAACATGTGAGAACtcacactggagaaaaaccctatgaatgtaatcATTGTGGAAAATCTTTCACCACTAATTCTTACCTTTCTGTGCACAAGAGAATACATAACAGGTGGATATGA
- the ZNF557 gene encoding zinc finger protein 557 isoform X2, with protein sequence MATMVLSSICAQSSLYTAPHQKGYTEKEGLARGFLTDWLQDLVTFEDVTVEFTQEEWALLDSSQRKLYRDVMLENCRNLAWLGYHVDKRSLISQLEQEDKVITEEGGILPGTCPGEKSSGSETQ encoded by the exons ATGGCGACCATGGTCCTGTCCTCCATTTGTG CTCAGTCATCCCTGTACACAGCCCCTCACCAGAAAGGATACACAGAGAAGGAAGGGTTGGCCCGTGGCTTCCTGACAGACTGGTTACAG GACTTGGTGACTTTCGAGGACGTGACCGTGGAGTTCACCCAGGAGGAGTGGGCACTGCTAGACTCTTCTCAGCGAAAACTGTACAgagatgtgatgctggagaactgCAGGAACCTGGCGTGGCTTG GATATCATGTTGATAAACGCAGTCTGATCTCCCAGTTGGAGCAAGAAGACAAGGTGATAACAGAGGAAGGCGGGATTCTCCCAGGCACCTGTCCAG GAGAGAAGTCATCTGGGAGTGAAACTCAATGA